GGCGGTGACGTAATGCGCCGGCCCACCCTGGTGCTGTGTGCGCACGGGACCCGAGATCAAGACGGGGCTGCGACGACGCGACAGATCGCCAGCCGGCTAAGGATGTCGCGTGCCGGCCTTGACGTGCGCGAGGCGCACGTCGACGTCCAGTCGCCAGCCCTCAAGGAGGTCGTGCGCGAGCTGGAAGCCGCCGGACGCGAGTCGGTCGTCGTGCCGCTGATGCTGGGCGCCGGCTATCACGTCCAGGTCGATATCAGCGACGCCGTCGATGCGACCCGCGCTCGCGCGGCTGATCCGCTCGGGCCGCATCCCGCGTTGGCATCGGCGCTGCGCGCTCGGCTCGCTGCGGCCGGAGTCGCGCCCGACACGGCGGTCGTATTGGCCGCTGCCGGCTCGAGCCGTGCGGCGTCTGAGCAGCAAACCCGCGATATGGCTGCGATCTTGCGCGCTGAGCGTGCCGGTCCGGTCGTCGCGGCCTTCGGGTCCGCGGCGTACCCGCGGGTTGGCGATGCGGTCACTGCGCTGCGGGAGGCAGGGGAGCGTCGCGTCGCGATCGCGGCATACCTGATTGGTCGGGGATTCTTCTTCGACCGGCTCTGCGAGGCCGGCGCCGACGTGGTCAGCGAGCCGCTCGGTGCGCACCCGGCTGTTGTGGCCCGAGTGCTGGAGCTCTACGACGCGGCCACGTCCCCTCGCACCTGGCCGATGCGAGGGGACGTGGCCGGGTCCGTCAGCTAGTGGCGACGCCGGCCGGCGACCAGCAGGCTGCCACCTACTCCGATGAGCAGGAGGGCCGCCGCGCCTATGCCGAGCGCGTCAACGCCGGTGTAGGGCAGGGTGCCGCCGCTGGCTGCGTTGGCATTTGCCTGACCAGCGGGTCCGGGCTGGACACTCGTGCCGGGGGGCGCTGGCCAGGTCACCACGACCGTGACCTCGGGCGGCTCATGCGTCGGCGGGGTCACGACCGGCGGCGTGGTTTCGCACGCCACCACCGTCACCGACGTGCTGGCGAGGACCTCGCCGGTCGCCGGGTCGGTGACCGCGAGCACGTAGACGCCCGCGGCGGCGCCGGACACCTCGAATGTCATCGACTCGCCGTCAGGGACGTCGGCAAACAGCTCCTCGTCGATCACCTGACCGTCTGCGGCGCTCAGCAGCACGAGGACATAGGACTCGGACATGCCCGACTCGTCCGCAACGTTTGTCACGGTGCCGCTGATCTGCGAATCGTCAGAATCCACGTCGTAGCAGGCCATCATCTCCGCCGTGACCGACGGGGCGGCCGCGACGCACTCCACGCCGCTGTCGGTCGCCTCGCCGTAGGAGTGGCTGGTGGTGCCGTCGTCGAAGACGTAGCCCTCGTTCGTGGTAGCGGTGAGGTTGCCGTCGTCGTCGATGCTCCAGGTGATCTCGTCGGTGTCGGCTGGCACGGTCCAGGTGGCGTTGTCCGGTCCGCATGGGTCGGTGACGTCCGGTTGGGCCGGCACGGGAATCTCTTCGGGCTCGGAAGGTCCCCCCGGCGGCGGGCACTGAGATGGGCTGGGCTCCGGGCCGCCGTCGTCGTACCCGATAGCAACCGAGCGCCCTTGAGCGTCGTTGAACTCGTACGGGAACGTTCCGGTGAAGCCGCTGAGCGACGACGTGTCGACCGAGATCGGGTTGTCGCCGGTCTGCAGCTGCTCGTCGACTCCCGGAGTGCCGACGTACTTGCACACCCACACCTTGTCGGGTGTCGTCGTCTCGGTCGGAGTGGGCTCAGTTGGAGTGGGCTCAGTCTGCGTGGGCTCAGTCGGGGTGGGCTCGGTTGAAGTCGCCGGGGGTTCGTTCGTTTCCGGCTCTGATGGTGGCGCAGTTGTCTGCGGCCCGGTCGCCGACGGCGGCGCCGTCGTCTCGGGCTCGGCTGGCGGAGTTGTCTGCGGCTCAGGCTCGGGCTGCTGGGTGTCGGTCGGCTCGGGTTCCTGTGGCGCAGACCCCGGCGCCTCTGCGCCGGTGGACTCGGTTGCTGCCTGATCTGCAGCCGCCTCATCCTCGGCCGCGGAGGTCGGAGCTGCTTGTTCGGCCGTAGCCGAAGGCATGCCAAACCCGAGCAGCCAGATTGAGAGTGCGAGGGCAAATATCGCCCATGATCGGTTGGTGCGCGTGCTCTTGTGCACGGCGCGATGACGACAGGCCATGACGGCCCACCACCTTCCTGTTTCCCCCCAGGAGGGGTGGTTGGGAATAACAATCTGGCTAGTTGTTAGCGCCGCCTACAAGCATGCAAAACCATACGAGGCACGAACTGACGCTCCTTCCCCCCGGAAGCGATGCGTTGTGAGCAAAGCTGACAGCGACCAGTACGGCGGAGAGTAGCACGAGGCGAAGTCCGCGTAAATAGTCGAATGTGGTTCTCAGGATTCGAGTTGCCTGCGACACACTGCCATTAGCGCGCGCTCAGCGAGCCCGCGGCGTACTGCCAGGCTTCGATTCCGGCGCGCACGGTGGGGGTGGCGTGGCCTCGCACGTACGCCGCGACGATTTGGCGACGAATCCGTGAATCGCACCGCACGAAGACCACGCCTTCTGGGGCCTGGTGGCGTGCCAGCTCGGGCACCAGGGAGATCGCGTGACCGCCGGCCACGATCACCAGCTGGCTGGTGTAGTCGCCGATCCGGTGCGCGATGCGCGGTTCGAGCCCGTGGTCGCGCATCGTCTGCACGAGCGCCTCGTAGGCGTCGGTGCCGGTGGCGCACGACGCCCACGTCTCGTCGCTCAGGTCGTGCAGCCGCGCCTGGTCCCAGGACGCGGCGCGGTGGTCCGCGGCGACGGCGACATAGACCGGCTCCTCGCCCACGACCTGAGTCTCGACGAGCGAGGGGAGGCGGATCGGCCGGGTGCTCCACGACTCGACGATCGCGAGGTCTAGCTCGCCGGCGCGCAGGGCCGGAAGCATGTCGATGCCCTCGCCATCGCTGACCTGCGGGCTCACCTTGGGGTGGTGATCGCGAAGGTGCCCGAGGGCGCGCTGGCTCAGCCCGCGCAGCGCGCTGCCGACCGCGCCGACGCGCAGCGGCCCCATCGCCTCCCCGGACAGCTCGGCGAGGTCGCGTTCGGCGTGCGCGATCGCGTCGCTGGCGACGCGCGCGTGCTCGGCCAGCACGCGCCCGGCCGCGCTCAGGCGCACGCCGCGGCCGTCGGGCTCGAGCAGCGCGACACCGGACTCGCGGCTGAGCTTGCGCAGGTGCTGCGAGACAGCTGGCGCCGTGACGTGCAAGGCAGCCGCTGCCGCTCCGATCGAACCGTGCTGGGCCACTGCATCCAGCACCCGAAGGCGCTCCCAACTCAACATATAAGCGATGCTAACCGATGGGCACCACAAAAGTTAACTGGTGCTATCTGTTGGAGCGGGCGATCCTAGAACCGTGACCACGACCGTTTCGCAGCCCGCACCGCCTTCCACCGCACCTAGGGAGGTCGGCCGCTCGCGGCGCGCTCGGGTGGGGGCGAGGGTGCGGTCGCGAGTCGACGGGCAGGTGGCGATCATCCTCGGCGTCATGTGCCTGTCGCTCTCGCCGGTCGCGGCGGCGATGTCGGCGCAGGCCAGCAGCTCGACCACCGCATTCTTGCGCTGCGGGCTGGCGATGGTGGTTCTCGCGCCGCTCGCGATCGCCGAAATGCGCCGTCGTGGACGGCTCGGCCTCGA
The nucleotide sequence above comes from Epidermidibacterium keratini. Encoded proteins:
- a CDS encoding sirohydrochlorin chelatase; amino-acid sequence: MSRAGLDVREAHVDVQSPALKEVVRELEAAGRESVVVPLMLGAGYHVQVDISDAVDATRARAADPLGPHPALASALRARLAAAGVAPDTAVVLAAAGSSRAASEQQTRDMAAILRAERAGPVVAAFGSAAYPRVGDAVTALREAGERRVAIAAYLIGRGFFFDRLCEAGADVVSEPLGAHPAVVARVLELYDAATSPRTWPMRGDVAGSVS
- a CDS encoding LysR family transcriptional regulator encodes the protein MLSWERLRVLDAVAQHGSIGAAAAALHVTAPAVSQHLRKLSRESGVALLEPDGRGVRLSAAGRVLAEHARVASDAIAHAERDLAELSGEAMGPLRVGAVGSALRGLSQRALGHLRDHHPKVSPQVSDGEGIDMLPALRAGELDLAIVESWSTRPIRLPSLVETQVVGEEPVYVAVAADHRAASWDQARLHDLSDETWASCATGTDAYEALVQTMRDHGLEPRIAHRIGDYTSQLVIVAGGHAISLVPELARHQAPEGVVFVRCDSRIRRQIVAAYVRGHATPTVRAGIEAWQYAAGSLSAR